The Lacrimispora xylanolytica genome has a segment encoding these proteins:
- a CDS encoding DUF4280 domain-containing protein — MSERIQVYDGFCLTCTMGSGQSFISVPVSHGVCISGRNQATVMDCEAGVHISPFGTCRKTDPQKPCSPVILTPWLIDDKKYTINGEPVLFTTSILSCARGGIIRIDGKP; from the coding sequence ATGTCTGAACGAATTCAGGTCTATGATGGATTTTGTTTAACCTGTACCATGGGAAGTGGTCAGAGCTTCATTAGCGTTCCTGTCAGCCACGGTGTATGTATCAGCGGAAGGAATCAGGCTACGGTTATGGACTGCGAAGCCGGTGTTCATATTTCTCCCTTTGGTACTTGCAGAAAGACTGACCCCCAAAAGCCTTGCTCCCCAGTGATTCTCACGCCATGGTTGATTGATGATAAGAAATATACGATTAATGGAGAACCGGTGCTCTTTACTACCAGTATCTTATCGTGTGCCAGGGGTGGCATAATCCGGATTGATGGTAAACCATAA
- a CDS encoding zinc-binding alcohol dehydrogenase family protein: MKAVQIVKPGQLKVIDTEMPTLSGPGEVLIQMTAAGICGSDVGIYHGTNAAATYPRIIGHEMVGRVVETGPLVSSLKVDDRVIINQVTSCGHCYPCRMGRGNVCDHLAVRGVHIDGGYREYMAVPEADCYVLPDTISNEDAVMIEPTTIGIQACTRAELNKDDMLLIYGSGALGSSILKTARLTCEHIIVADIQEDKLEEARKHGAAHTIHTREEDLVTKVKEYTMGHGATVSMDAVCNKDSLSQLLQATGNAGRVITMGFSTSPTEVNQFVITSRELDVRGSRLQNKMFGKAIELIREGRLDLTGSVSHTFPLTKAQEAFDFVDSHDPSIRKVVLTFDY; the protein is encoded by the coding sequence ATGAAAGCCGTACAAATCGTAAAGCCCGGCCAGCTTAAAGTCATTGACACAGAAATGCCAACACTCTCCGGCCCGGGTGAGGTATTAATCCAGATGACGGCAGCAGGAATCTGCGGATCTGATGTGGGAATTTATCATGGTACCAATGCAGCCGCCACTTACCCCAGAATCATCGGACATGAAATGGTAGGAAGAGTGGTAGAGACGGGTCCTCTGGTATCCAGCTTAAAAGTAGATGACCGGGTCATCATCAATCAGGTAACCAGCTGCGGACACTGCTATCCGTGTCGTATGGGACGCGGAAATGTATGCGATCATCTTGCGGTACGAGGCGTTCACATCGACGGGGGCTACCGGGAATATATGGCTGTGCCGGAGGCGGACTGCTATGTTCTTCCTGATACCATTTCTAATGAGGATGCAGTTATGATTGAGCCTACTACCATAGGAATCCAGGCCTGTACCAGAGCCGAGTTAAATAAAGATGATATGCTCTTAATTTACGGTTCCGGAGCCCTGGGAAGCTCTATTTTAAAAACGGCACGCTTAACCTGCGAACATATCATTGTGGCAGATATCCAGGAAGACAAATTGGAGGAGGCAAGAAAACATGGAGCGGCTCATACCATTCACACAAGAGAAGAAGACCTGGTCACAAAGGTAAAAGAGTATACCATGGGACACGGAGCCACCGTATCCATGGATGCGGTCTGCAATAAGGATTCCTTAAGCCAGCTTTTACAAGCGACCGGTAATGCAGGAAGGGTCATTACCATGGGATTTTCCACTTCTCCCACAGAGGTGAATCAGTTTGTCATAACCTCAAGAGAGCTGGACGTGAGAGGATCAAGACTTCAAAATAAGATGTTTGGTAAGGCCATTGAACTGATTCGGGAGGGAAGATTGGATCTAACTGGTTCTGTCTCCCACACCTTCCCTCTAACAAAAGCACAGGAGGCGTTTGATTTCGTGGATAGCCATGATCCTTCCATACGGAAGGTGGTTCTTACATTTGATTATTAG
- a CDS encoding dihydrodipicolinate synthase family protein has translation MKKLYVASVTPFDQEGKLNEAALKMLWERNLSEGADGFFIGGSSGECFLLTRDERVRSFELASQYRDRGDMFAHVGAISTQEAVFYAKEAVKAGIENIAATPPIYFGFSEKEIAGYYHDIAEAAGRPVLYYNIPSSTHKDLDVKHPEVQALLRSGAINAIKHTNLNLLEMDRIRNINPEIRCFGGFESCMVAFLAFGCEGFIGSSFNFMLPQFKYLLRLFEEGKLEEARMLQTKCNNILDVLLKNGLCANLKYILSSQGIPVGEVRKPFVILTKERADEMDEVLSQYLEIR, from the coding sequence ATGAAAAAATTATACGTTGCTTCCGTAACGCCTTTTGACCAGGAAGGGAAACTTAATGAAGCAGCTTTAAAGATGCTCTGGGAAAGAAATCTTTCAGAAGGAGCAGATGGATTTTTTATCGGAGGGAGCTCCGGGGAATGTTTTTTACTGACCAGAGACGAACGGGTGCGTTCCTTTGAACTGGCATCCCAGTACCGGGACAGAGGAGATATGTTCGCTCACGTAGGCGCCATCAGTACCCAAGAGGCTGTCTTTTATGCCAAAGAGGCAGTTAAAGCAGGAATTGAAAACATCGCAGCCACGCCACCCATTTATTTTGGATTTTCGGAAAAGGAAATCGCAGGCTATTATCATGATATTGCAGAGGCGGCAGGCCGTCCGGTCCTTTATTATAACATTCCCTCCAGCACCCATAAGGATCTGGATGTAAAGCACCCGGAAGTGCAGGCACTTTTAAGATCTGGTGCCATAAATGCAATCAAGCATACCAATTTAAACCTGCTGGAAATGGACCGGATTCGCAACATCAATCCTGAAATCAGGTGTTTCGGTGGATTCGAGAGCTGTATGGTGGCATTTCTGGCCTTTGGCTGTGAAGGCTTTATCGGCAGCAGCTTTAACTTCATGCTTCCCCAGTTTAAGTACCTTCTACGGTTGTTTGAGGAAGGAAAGCTTGAGGAGGCCAGAATGCTCCAGACAAAATGCAACAACATCCTTGATGTGCTGTTAAAAAACGGCCTCTGCGCCAATTTAAAATACATTCTCTCCTCCCAGGGGATTCCTGTGGGAGAGGTGAGGAAGCCTTTCGTGATTCTAACGAAGGAACGAGCCGACGAGATGGATGAGGTTTTGTCTCAATACCTGGAAATTCGTTAA